The sequence below is a genomic window from Verrucomicrobiota bacterium.
CCAGCGATATTACTAATGAGCTGGGGAATAATAAAGGGGGACACACGGGAAGGACCCTTTTCACGGAGGATCCGATACCCTTCTTCAAGGGAGAGAATCCCGCCGACACCTGAGCCGACATAAACCCCCACACGGGTGCAATCAATTTTACTAAAATCAAGACCAGCGTCTGCCACAGCTTTCCCGGAAGCAGCCACACTGAGCTGACAATAACGGTCATTACGGCGGGCATCCTTGGGATTCTTAAAATACTTTGAACCATCGAAATCCTTGATTTGCCCGGCAATCTGACAATCAAAGCCGGACACATCAAAACATTCAATGCGGCTGACACCACTTTTCCCCGCGAGCAAATTGCCCCACAGGGTGTCCAAGTCCATCCCGAGGGGAGAGACAATACCTATACCGGTTACGACGACTCGACGTTCACTCATAATTAATTACAAAAACGCGAACTTGCCGATGTAGCAAGCCCGCACTTTAAAAAATATTAAATCTTGCTGGGGGAGGTGAAAAACCTTTTCGGGAATTTTCCAGAAAGCACGGGGGAAGGAAATTCCCTTCCCCCATGCCGGAAAATCAAAACATGTGAGGTATTACTTGTCTTGCTTCTCTTCGATGTAGCGAATAACGTCGCCCACCGACTGGAGCTTTTCAGCGTCTTCATCAGGGACTTCGACGCCGAATTCCTCTTCAAAAGCCATGACGAGCTCTACTGTATCCAGGGAGTCCGCATTGAGGTCCTCGATAAAGGAAGCTTCAGGCTTCACTTGTTCGGGAGTAACCCCGAGTTGTTCCACAATGATTTCTCTCACGCGATCTTCAGTGCTTTTGTCTGCCATATATTTTCTCCTACGATTAGTGTTTCAAAAAATTGTTCAAATAACCATTCCCCCATCCACTGTCATTACTTGTCCTGTCATATAATTACTCATGTCACTGGACAGGAACCAAACGGCATTTGCAATATCTTCGGTGCCACCAAAACGGCTCAGGGGGATCTTTGCAAGTAAATTTTGACGAATTTCATCGTTTAATTTTCCGGTCATGTCCGTTTCGATGAATCCTGGGCAGATCACATTAACTTGAATCCCGCGTGAAGCGTACTCACGGGCAAGGGATTTACTCAGGCCGATCAGCCCTGCTTTGGAGGCTGCGTAATTTGCCTGACCGGCATTACCGATCAATCCCACAATACTGGAAATATTGATGATTTTGCCACTTTTCTGCTTGAGCAAATTGCGCGTGAAAGCTTTACAAATATTAAAAGCGCCCTTGAGATTAATATCCAAAACCGTATCCCAGTCTTCTTCACTCATGCGCATCATGAGTGTATCTCGGGTGACCCCGGCATTATTCACAATAATATCCAGACGGCCATGGACACCCCAGAGTTTCTCCGCAAATTCCTGAACGGCGGCGAAATCCGCGACGTTAAGCTGGCCGGCCTCGGCCTCCAGGCCTTCCGCCCGCATTTCCTCAACCATCTTGAAGGAACTCTCGGATTGGCTCACGGCAATAACCTTTGCCCCTTCACGGGCAAGCTTGAGTGCGATTCCTTTGCCGATGCCGCGACCGGCACCAGTGACGAGAGCGATTTTACCTGTTAGAGATTTTTCCATGAGTTGTA
It includes:
- the acpP gene encoding acyl carrier protein; protein product: MADKSTEDRVREIIVEQLGVTPEQVKPEASFIEDLNADSLDTVELVMAFEEEFGVEVPDEDAEKLQSVGDVIRYIEEKQDK
- the fabG gene encoding 3-oxoacyl-[acyl-carrier-protein] reductase — protein: MEKSLTGKIALVTGAGRGIGKGIALKLAREGAKVIAVSQSESSFKMVEEMRAEGLEAEAGQLNVADFAAVQEFAEKLWGVHGRLDIIVNNAGVTRDTLMMRMSEEDWDTVLDINLKGAFNICKAFTRNLLKQKSGKIINISSIVGLIGNAGQANYAASKAGLIGLSKSLAREYASRGIQVNVICPGFIETDMTGKLNDEIRQNLLAKIPLSRFGGTEDIANAVWFLSSDMSNYMTGQVMTVDGGMVI